Genomic segment of Verrucomicrobium sp.:
CCCGACGGTCGTGCGCATCCTGTGGGTCGTCGTGACCCTCTTCACCGTCTTTTCCGGCGCCGTCGCCTACGGCATCCTGGCGCTGGTGATGCCGGACCAGGACGAATTGAAGTAGCGGCGGGAGGGAGTGGCCCTCCCGCGGCACTTTTTCTACGGCAGCGCCCGGTTCAGCGCGCTGACGATGGCCTTGATGGAGGCCTGCTCGATGCTGGTGGAGCGGCCCGCGCCGAAGAACTTCCGCGTCCCCACCTTCAGCTCGATGTAGGCGATCGCTTCCGCCTTGGCCCCCTGGCCGACGGCGTGCTCCGAGTAGTGGGTCAGCTCCACGGCGGGCAGCCCGGCCTGGGGCAGGGCGGCGATGAAGGCGGCGATGGGGCCGTTGCCCCGGGCGGCGACGCTCTTCTTCTGCCCGTCGATCTCGACGACGGCCTCGCACCGGGTCTCGCCGGTGGCGCGGTCGGTCTCGGCGAAGAACTCGGCCAGCCGGTGGCGGCCCTGCGGCTGCGCCAGGTAGACCTGGTGGAAGAGGTCGTGGATCTCCTGCGGGGTGATCTCCCGCTGGAGGCGGTCGGCGGTGTCGTTGGCGATGGGGCCGAATTCCCGGTGCATGAGCTTCGGCAGGGCCAGGCCGAACTCGGCCTCCAGCACGTAGGCCACGCCGCCCTTTCCGGACTGGCTGTTGATGCGGATGATCTCGGCGTATTCGCGGCCGATGTCCTTCGGGTCGAGGGTGAGGTAGGGGACGTCCCAGAAGCCCTGGAATTTCTGTTCCCGCTGGAGCTTCATCCCCTTGTTGATGGCGTCCTGGTGGGAGCCGGAGAAGGCGGTGAAGACCAGGTCGCCGCTGTAGGGATGGCGCGGCGGCACCTCCATGCGGGTGCAGCGCTCGTAGACCTCGCGGACTTCCGGCAGGTTGCCCAGGTCGAGGCGGGGATCGATCCCCTGCATGTAGAGGTTCAGCGCCACGGTGACGATGTCGAGGTTGCCGGTCCGCTCCCCGTTGCCGAAGAGGGTGCCCTCCACCCGCTGCGCCCCGGCCAGGAGGCCCAGCTCCGTGGCGGCGACGCCGGTGCCCCGGTCGTTGTGGGTGTGCAGGCTGATGATCGCGGCGGCGCGGTTGGCCGGCTTCATGTGGCGGATGAACCACTCGATCTGGTCGGCGTGGACGTTGGGCATCGCCACCTCCACCGTGTCGGGGAGGTTGAGGATCATCTTCTTCTCCGGTGTCGGCTGCCAGACGTCCATGACGGCCTCGCAGACCTCCAGGGCGAAGTCGACTTCCGTGGCGGAGAAGCTCTCCGGGGAATACTGGAAGGTGACGTCGGTCCCCGCCAGCTCGCCCAGCCGCTCCTTGACGAAGCGGGTCCCCTGCACGGCGATCTTCACGATGTCCGCCTTCTCCAGGCCGAAGACGATTTTCCGCTGCGCGGGGGAGGTCGAGTTGTAGAGGTGGATGATCGCCTTCTTGGCTCCCTTGAGGGACTGGACGGTGCGGTCGATCAGGTCTTCCCGCGCCTGGGTGAG
This window contains:
- a CDS encoding PspC domain-containing protein, with the protein product MEETPSAPSKRLYKSRDRKLCGVCGGLAEYFDMDPTVVRILWVVVTLFTVFSGAVAYGILALVMPDQDELK
- the leuA gene encoding 2-isopropylmalate synthase — encoded protein: MISDPSKKYRPFPPIDLPDRQWPARTLTKAPQWCSVDLRDGNQALAIPMDVPRKLELFETLVKIGFKEIEVGFPSASQTEYEFMRRLIEENRIPDDVSIQVLTQAREDLIDRTVQSLKGAKKAIIHLYNSTSPAQRKIVFGLEKADIVKIAVQGTRFVKERLGELAGTDVTFQYSPESFSATEVDFALEVCEAVMDVWQPTPEKKMILNLPDTVEVAMPNVHADQIEWFIRHMKPANRAAAIISLHTHNDRGTGVAATELGLLAGAQRVEGTLFGNGERTGNLDIVTVALNLYMQGIDPRLDLGNLPEVREVYERCTRMEVPPRHPYSGDLVFTAFSGSHQDAINKGMKLQREQKFQGFWDVPYLTLDPKDIGREYAEIIRINSQSGKGGVAYVLEAEFGLALPKLMHREFGPIANDTADRLQREITPQEIHDLFHQVYLAQPQGRHRLAEFFAETDRATGETRCEAVVEIDGQKKSVAARGNGPIAAFIAALPQAGLPAVELTHYSEHAVGQGAKAEAIAYIELKVGTRKFFGAGRSTSIEQASIKAIVSALNRALP